A DNA window from Ensifer sp. WSM1721 contains the following coding sequences:
- a CDS encoding tripartite tricarboxylate transporter permease, translating to MGTFDFLLQGLLVAAQPMNLLYALIGVTLGTAVGVLPGIGPALTVALLLPVTYKLDPAGSLIMFAGIYYGGMYGGSTTSILLNTPGESASIVTALEGNKMARAGRGGPALATAAIGSFVAGLVATLGLAFIAPYIVKLALVFGPREYFALMVLAFVTVSSAFGDSTLRGLTSLFVGLTLACIGIDQLTGQTRLSFGVPDLLDGIEVTTLAVAMFAIGETLFIAAQGDRGPETVETVKGSIWMSATDWARSWKAWLRGTFIGFPIGAMPAGGAEIGTFLSYAAEKRLTKHPEEFGNGAIEGVAGPEAANNASAAGTLVPLLTLGLPTTATAAIMLAGFQQYGLQPGPLLFATNPQLVWGLIASLLIANFMLLVLNLPLIGLWVKLLTIPKPWLYAGILLFATLGTIGANPSVFELGMLLAFGLLGYVMRVFGYPIAPVVVGLILGPLAEQQLRRALSISQGDITVLFTSPIAAVLLVIAALALIVPLILRARGRGEVLAQLAASED from the coding sequence ATGGGTACTTTCGATTTCCTCTTGCAGGGGCTGTTGGTCGCTGCTCAGCCGATGAACCTGCTCTACGCGCTCATCGGCGTGACACTTGGCACTGCCGTCGGCGTGCTGCCCGGCATCGGCCCCGCATTGACTGTCGCACTGCTCTTGCCGGTCACTTACAAGCTCGACCCGGCCGGTTCGCTTATCATGTTCGCCGGCATATACTATGGCGGCATGTATGGGGGCTCGACCACGTCGATCCTCCTCAACACGCCGGGCGAAAGCGCATCGATCGTGACCGCTCTCGAGGGCAACAAGATGGCCCGCGCCGGTCGCGGAGGTCCTGCCCTCGCGACGGCGGCGATCGGCTCCTTCGTCGCCGGCCTCGTCGCCACTCTCGGCCTCGCTTTCATTGCGCCCTACATCGTGAAGCTGGCGCTTGTCTTCGGCCCTCGCGAATATTTCGCACTGATGGTACTCGCCTTCGTCACCGTATCCTCCGCTTTCGGGGATTCGACGCTGCGCGGGCTCACCTCGCTCTTCGTCGGCCTGACGCTAGCCTGCATCGGCATCGACCAATTGACGGGCCAGACGCGGCTATCCTTCGGCGTGCCGGACCTTCTCGACGGCATCGAAGTGACGACGCTCGCAGTTGCCATGTTCGCGATCGGCGAGACGCTGTTCATCGCCGCGCAAGGCGATCGCGGCCCGGAAACGGTCGAGACGGTGAAGGGGTCGATCTGGATGAGTGCCACGGATTGGGCGCGCTCCTGGAAGGCCTGGCTGCGCGGCACCTTCATCGGCTTCCCGATCGGCGCCATGCCGGCCGGCGGCGCCGAGATCGGCACCTTCCTCTCCTATGCCGCCGAAAAGCGCCTCACCAAACATCCGGAAGAATTCGGCAATGGCGCAATCGAAGGCGTGGCCGGTCCCGAGGCCGCCAACAACGCATCCGCCGCCGGTACGCTCGTGCCGCTCCTGACCCTTGGCCTGCCGACGACGGCGACAGCGGCGATCATGCTCGCCGGCTTTCAGCAATACGGCCTTCAGCCGGGGCCGCTGCTTTTCGCCACCAACCCGCAACTCGTCTGGGGCCTGATCGCCAGCCTGCTCATCGCCAACTTCATGCTGCTCGTCCTGAACCTGCCGCTGATCGGACTCTGGGTGAAACTTCTGACGATCCCGAAGCCCTGGCTCTATGCCGGCATCCTGTTGTTCGCGACGCTCGGCACCATCGGCGCCAACCCGTCGGTTTTCGAGCTCGGCATGCTGCTCGCCTTCGGCCTGCTCGGCTACGTCATGCGGGTCTTCGGCTACCCGATCGCGCCGGTTGTCGTCGGCCTGATCCTCGGGCCGCTTGCCGAACAGCAGCTCCGCCGCGCGCTTTCGATCAGCCAGGGTGACATCACCGTGCTCTTCACCTCGCCGATCGCGGCGGTGCTTCTGGTGATCGCCGCTCTCGCCCTGATCGTGCCGCTCATCCTCAGGGCACGCGGCCGCGGCGAAGTTCTCGCGCAGCTCGCCGCTAGCGAAGACTGA
- a CDS encoding tripartite tricarboxylate transporter TctB family protein yields MSKGNDPSVTTRRPDRAALIIAVVLAAIAGLIFWDVSRLTGLAGYSQIGPTTVPYAIACCLIALAIWTAAEAWRGDFPEREHQQVGPVVWIVAGLAAQMLLLNAVGFSIATGILFALTARGFGKRKLWLTVPVGIAFSFFVWVIFAKLLQLSLPAGPLERLFF; encoded by the coding sequence ATGAGCAAGGGGAACGACCCTTCCGTAACGACGCGCCGCCCCGACCGGGCGGCGCTCATCATCGCCGTCGTCCTGGCTGCAATAGCCGGCCTGATCTTCTGGGACGTTTCGCGGTTGACGGGGCTTGCCGGTTATTCACAGATCGGGCCGACCACGGTGCCCTATGCGATCGCCTGCTGTCTGATCGCGCTTGCTATCTGGACCGCCGCGGAGGCGTGGCGCGGCGACTTCCCCGAACGCGAGCATCAACAAGTGGGTCCGGTCGTCTGGATCGTCGCCGGACTTGCAGCGCAGATGCTGTTGCTGAACGCCGTCGGCTTCTCGATTGCAACGGGCATTCTCTTCGCGCTGACGGCTCGCGGCTTCGGCAAACGCAAACTATGGCTGACCGTGCCGGTCGGCATCGCGTTCAGCTTCTTCGTCTGGGTGATCTTCGCCAAGCTCCTGCAATTGTCGCTGCCCGCAGGGCCGCTTGAACGCCTGTTCTTCTAA
- a CDS encoding tripartite tricarboxylate transporter substrate binding protein, with protein sequence MKHFFLASILAGALALPAYAADYTIIAPANPGGGWDQTARSLQEVMQKEGISGNVQVQNVPGAGGTIGLAQFASQQKGNPNALLVGGYVMVGAILTNNSPVTLKDVTPIARLTGEYEAIVVPAASEIKTMGELVEALKKDPGSVSWAGGSAGGTDHIAVGLIAKAAGVDPTKINYIAYSGGGEALAAILGSQVTAGISGYGEFESQVKAGTLRLLAVSSPERIPGIDAPTLKESGVDVAVENWRMVAAAPGLTEEQKAAVSADIEKLAKSAGWQEVLKTKGWQDSYLAGDAFEAQLEKDISATEAVLKDIGLVK encoded by the coding sequence TTGAAACATTTCTTCCTTGCATCCATTCTCGCCGGCGCCTTGGCGCTGCCGGCCTACGCTGCCGACTACACGATCATCGCGCCGGCAAACCCCGGCGGCGGCTGGGACCAGACTGCCCGCTCGCTGCAGGAGGTCATGCAGAAGGAAGGCATTTCCGGCAACGTGCAGGTACAGAACGTTCCCGGCGCCGGCGGCACGATTGGCCTTGCCCAGTTCGCGAGCCAGCAGAAGGGTAATCCGAACGCGCTTCTCGTCGGCGGCTACGTGATGGTCGGCGCGATCCTTACCAACAACTCGCCGGTAACGCTCAAGGATGTCACGCCGATCGCGCGCCTCACCGGCGAATACGAAGCGATCGTCGTTCCTGCCGCTTCCGAGATCAAGACAATGGGTGAACTCGTCGAGGCACTCAAGAAGGACCCAGGCTCGGTCTCCTGGGCCGGCGGTTCGGCCGGCGGCACCGATCACATCGCGGTCGGCCTCATTGCCAAGGCCGCCGGCGTCGATCCGACGAAGATCAACTACATCGCCTATTCCGGCGGTGGCGAGGCGCTCGCCGCGATCCTCGGCAGCCAAGTGACGGCCGGCATCTCCGGCTATGGCGAATTCGAATCCCAGGTCAAGGCGGGAACGCTGCGGCTGCTTGCGGTATCGAGCCCCGAGCGCATCCCGGGGATCGATGCGCCGACGCTGAAGGAATCCGGTGTCGACGTTGCCGTTGAAAACTGGCGCATGGTCGCCGCCGCTCCGGGCCTGACCGAAGAGCAGAAGGCCGCCGTCTCGGCCGATATCGAGAAACTCGCCAAGTCCGCGGGCTGGCAGGAAGTGCTGAAGACCAAAGGCTGGCAGGACTCTTACCTCGCCGGCGACGCCTTCGAAGCTCAGCTTGAGAAGGACATTTCCGCAACGGAAGCCGTCCTCAAGGACATCGGACTGGTGAAATGA
- a CDS encoding ABC transporter substrate-binding protein, with product MRFLISLAFLTLSSALAHAAPVFFPAVSGDAGAPVLTVYSSLDEPLARPMIVGFQEANPDVAVRYEDMLTGEIYDRIVKETDAGQKTADFAFSSAMDLQVKLSNDGYAQPSDLPMSGRWPAWANWRNTAYALTFEPAVFVYHKPSFKDERPPATRAEFVDYLKRNGSAIFGRIGTYDIERSGVGFLFMARDQEQFGDIWTVIRAMGAAGVKLYSTSQAILERVSDGRFVLGYNILGSYAADWASRHPDVGIVLPRDYTVVMSRIGLVPQAAAAPELGRRYLEFFMSKEGQTIMARELQIPAVSPDVAGENTANTMQEMLGAQLKPVPVSPGLMVYLDQVKRARLIARWNEMLRLQ from the coding sequence ATGCGGTTCTTGATTTCTCTCGCTTTTTTGACGCTGTCCTCCGCGTTGGCGCATGCGGCTCCGGTATTTTTTCCGGCGGTTTCCGGCGATGCCGGCGCACCGGTCCTGACCGTCTATTCCTCGCTCGACGAGCCGCTTGCGCGGCCGATGATCGTTGGTTTCCAGGAGGCCAATCCGGATGTGGCCGTGCGCTACGAGGACATGCTGACCGGCGAGATCTACGACCGGATCGTCAAGGAGACGGACGCTGGCCAAAAGACGGCCGATTTCGCCTTTTCGTCGGCCATGGACCTGCAGGTCAAGCTCAGCAATGACGGCTATGCGCAGCCGAGCGACCTGCCGATGAGCGGTCGCTGGCCGGCCTGGGCGAACTGGCGCAACACGGCCTATGCGCTGACCTTCGAGCCGGCCGTCTTCGTCTACCACAAGCCGAGCTTCAAGGACGAACGGCCACCGGCGACGCGTGCCGAATTCGTCGATTACCTCAAGCGCAACGGAAGCGCCATCTTCGGCCGCATCGGCACCTATGATATCGAACGCTCCGGCGTCGGCTTTCTCTTCATGGCGCGCGATCAGGAACAGTTCGGCGATATCTGGACCGTCATCCGCGCGATGGGTGCGGCCGGCGTGAAACTCTATTCGACCAGTCAGGCGATCCTGGAGCGGGTTTCCGACGGACGTTTCGTCCTCGGCTACAATATTCTGGGCTCCTATGCCGCCGACTGGGCCTCGCGGCATCCGGACGTCGGCATCGTTCTGCCGCGAGACTATACCGTGGTGATGTCGCGCATCGGCCTCGTGCCGCAGGCGGCCGCGGCACCCGAGCTCGGTCGCCGCTATCTCGAATTCTTCATGTCGAAGGAAGGTCAGACGATCATGGCGCGGGAACTGCAGATCCCGGCCGTGAGCCCGGACGTTGCCGGCGAGAATACGGCCAATACGATGCAGGAGATGCTCGGCGCGCAGCTGAAGCCTGTGCCGGTCAGTCCCGGGCTGATGGTCTATCTCGACCAGGTCAAGCGCGCGCGGCTGATTGCCCGCTGGAATGAGATGCTGCGGCTGCAGTGA
- a CDS encoding response regulator transcription factor produces MRILLVEDNRALAEGLSTLLRGSGYAVDVVGDGASAHAVAAAETFDLVILDLNLPEMDGLEVLRAMRARQNRAAVLILTARGTPEERVKGLDLGADDYLIKPFDIGEFEARVRVLLRRQAGLRASVVSYGDVSLDLTARSFSAGGVPIEIPARELGLLELLFMRAGKVVAKEAIVQSLTGLDDDLSANAIEQYVSRLRKRLAPYGLTVRTARGIGYYLDKTASSE; encoded by the coding sequence TTGCGAATTTTGCTTGTTGAAGACAACCGGGCCCTGGCGGAGGGCCTTTCGACGCTCCTGCGCGGCAGCGGCTATGCCGTCGATGTCGTCGGCGACGGTGCCTCCGCTCATGCGGTGGCGGCGGCGGAAACCTTCGATCTGGTAATCCTTGATCTCAACCTGCCGGAAATGGACGGGCTCGAGGTGCTGCGTGCCATGCGTGCCCGGCAGAATCGTGCCGCCGTCCTCATCCTGACGGCGCGCGGCACGCCGGAGGAGCGGGTCAAAGGCCTCGACCTCGGCGCCGACGACTACCTGATCAAGCCGTTCGACATCGGTGAGTTCGAGGCGCGCGTGCGGGTTCTCCTCCGCCGCCAGGCGGGCCTACGCGCCTCCGTCGTCAGTTATGGCGATGTTTCGCTGGACCTTACAGCGCGCAGCTTTTCCGCAGGCGGGGTGCCGATTGAAATTCCCGCGCGCGAGCTCGGCCTGCTCGAGCTTCTGTTCATGCGCGCCGGCAAGGTGGTCGCCAAGGAGGCGATCGTGCAATCGTTGACGGGGCTCGACGATGATCTGAGCGCCAACGCCATCGAGCAATATGTGAGCCGGCTCCGCAAGCGCCTTGCCCCTTACGGCCTGACCGTGCGCACTGCCCGCGGCATCGGTTACTACCTCGACAAGACGGCCAGTTCCGAATGA
- a CDS encoding sensor histidine kinase — protein sequence MKTAVYSLRRRLLAWLLIATAVIGVVALVDTYREAVKTANAVSDRVLAGSALAIAERVVVAEDGSLQVDIPYVALEMLTSAAQDRVFYRVDGPPGEFITGYQTLPSLPESAGQPTSFADAVFRGEPIRVAALRRSASTGVNSVPFVVTVAETTIARRQLAETILLRSAMRLGLMIAGAAVIVWVAVTFSLRPLYRLGDAIAERNPDDLHPIRERVPSEVQGLVDTVNSFMVRLQSALDALRHFTGNASHQLRTPLAIIRTQLALAQRATTIEETRASAQKADEAVANAERILAQLLLMAKIDAAGRDEARGSERIELVGLARAITADHVPAASEAGIDLGFAGEGEHWIRAEPLLVGELLRNLIGNALLYAGRGAEVTVRVEGREEAVALEVEDNGPGIRPELREAVLKRFRRGGDEAPGTGLGLPIVEEIAALYGGTMRLEEGEGGRGLKVVVAFPPG from the coding sequence ATGAAGACCGCGGTTTACTCGCTGCGACGCAGATTGCTCGCCTGGCTGCTTATCGCAACCGCCGTCATCGGCGTCGTTGCCTTGGTTGATACTTACCGCGAGGCCGTCAAGACGGCGAATGCCGTCTCCGACCGGGTGCTCGCCGGTTCGGCGCTAGCGATCGCCGAGCGGGTGGTCGTTGCCGAGGACGGCTCGCTCCAGGTCGATATCCCCTATGTGGCGCTGGAGATGCTGACATCGGCCGCGCAGGACCGGGTCTTCTATCGGGTGGACGGTCCGCCGGGTGAGTTCATCACCGGCTACCAGACCCTGCCTTCGCTTCCCGAGAGCGCCGGCCAGCCGACGAGTTTTGCCGACGCGGTCTTCCGCGGCGAGCCGATCCGCGTCGCGGCGCTTAGGCGCTCCGCTTCGACCGGCGTCAACTCCGTTCCTTTCGTCGTCACCGTTGCCGAGACGACGATCGCGCGGCGTCAATTGGCGGAGACCATTCTCCTCCGCTCGGCCATGCGTCTCGGGCTGATGATCGCCGGCGCGGCGGTGATCGTCTGGGTTGCAGTCACTTTTTCCTTGCGGCCGCTCTATCGCCTAGGCGATGCGATTGCCGAGCGCAACCCCGACGATCTGCACCCGATCCGCGAGCGCGTGCCGAGCGAGGTCCAGGGGCTCGTCGACACGGTCAATTCCTTCATGGTGCGGTTGCAATCGGCGCTCGATGCGCTGCGCCACTTTACCGGCAATGCCAGTCATCAGCTCAGAACGCCGCTCGCCATCATCCGCACGCAGCTTGCGCTGGCGCAGCGGGCGACGACGATCGAGGAAACGCGCGCCTCCGCGCAGAAGGCGGACGAGGCCGTTGCCAACGCCGAACGCATTCTCGCGCAGCTCCTGCTGATGGCCAAGATCGACGCGGCGGGGCGGGACGAGGCGCGGGGCTCCGAGCGCATCGAACTCGTCGGGCTTGCCCGCGCCATCACCGCCGATCATGTGCCGGCCGCAAGCGAGGCCGGCATCGATCTCGGCTTCGCGGGGGAGGGGGAGCATTGGATCCGGGCCGAGCCGCTGCTTGTCGGCGAACTCCTGAGGAACCTCATCGGCAATGCCCTCCTCTACGCGGGGCGCGGCGCGGAGGTCACAGTTCGCGTCGAAGGGCGCGAAGAGGCCGTCGCGCTGGAGGTCGAGGACAACGGCCCCGGCATTCGGCCGGAGCTGCGCGAGGCGGTGCTCAAGCGTTTCCGCCGCGGCGGCGACGAGGCGCCCGGCACCGGGCTCGGCCTGCCGATCGTCGAGGAAATCGCCGCGCTTTACGGCGGGACGATGCGGCTTGAGGAAGGCGAGGGCGGTCGCGGGTTGAAGGTGGTGGTGGCGTTTCCGCCCGGGTGA
- a CDS encoding substrate-binding domain-containing protein: MGIAAVAMMALTSVAHAEENKVTIGVSIPAADHGWTAGVVFHAERVAKQLMEQHPGLNVIVKTSPDPASQANAVQDLETQGIDALVILPTDPDPLVNAIKEVKGNGKFVALVDRAPSVNDNSVRDLYVAGNNPALGQVAGEYIKATTPEAKVVVIRGLPIPIDQQRQDGFDQGIAGSKVEILDRQYGNWNRDDAFKVMQDYLTKYPQIDVVWCQDDDMAVGVLQAIEQAKRTDIQYVVAGAGSKEMIKKVMDGDKMIPVDVLYPPAMVGTALEMTVANFYGQVPVRGTYTIDATLVTKDNAKDFYFPDSPF, from the coding sequence ATGGGCATTGCTGCCGTCGCGATGATGGCACTGACGAGCGTGGCCCACGCGGAGGAGAATAAGGTCACGATCGGCGTGTCGATCCCGGCGGCCGACCATGGCTGGACCGCCGGCGTCGTATTCCACGCGGAGCGCGTCGCCAAGCAGCTCATGGAGCAGCACCCGGGCCTCAATGTCATCGTCAAGACCTCGCCGGATCCGGCGAGCCAGGCCAACGCCGTGCAGGATCTTGAAACCCAGGGCATCGATGCGCTGGTGATCCTGCCGACCGATCCCGATCCGCTGGTCAACGCCATCAAGGAGGTCAAGGGTAACGGCAAGTTCGTGGCACTCGTCGACCGTGCGCCCTCCGTCAACGACAACAGCGTGCGTGACCTCTATGTCGCCGGCAACAATCCGGCGCTCGGCCAGGTCGCCGGCGAATATATCAAGGCAACGACGCCGGAGGCCAAGGTCGTCGTCATTCGCGGCCTGCCGATCCCGATCGACCAGCAGCGCCAGGACGGCTTCGACCAGGGCATCGCCGGCTCGAAGGTGGAAATCCTCGACCGCCAATACGGCAACTGGAACCGCGACGACGCCTTCAAGGTGATGCAGGACTACTTGACCAAGTATCCGCAGATCGACGTCGTCTGGTGCCAGGACGACGACATGGCCGTCGGCGTGCTGCAGGCGATCGAGCAGGCGAAGCGCACGGACATCCAATATGTGGTCGCCGGCGCCGGCTCGAAGGAAATGATCAAGAAGGTCATGGATGGCGACAAGATGATCCCGGTCGACGTGCTCTACCCGCCGGCTATGGTGGGCACCGCGCTCGAAATGACCGTAGCCAACTTCTACGGACAGGTTCCGGTTCGCGGCACCTACACGATCGACGCGACGCTCGTCACCAAGGACAATGCGAAAGACTTCTACTTCCCCGACTCGCCGTTCTGA
- a CDS encoding ABC transporter permease: MSVNEESLQTTSHRRTWRDVDLRAVAPFAALALLLIVGAIVNPNFISINNLANVATRSAFIAIIAVGATFVISAGDLDLSVGSMVAFVASLMILFMNSGVIADPALMLTAAIAFAVAAGAACGLANGLITTVGRIEPFIATLGTMGIYRGLTTWLSQGGAITLREPEIQELYRPAYFGSILGVPVPIAIILAVTAVAAFILYRTRYGRHVVAVGSNSDVARYSGIAVNRVRTIAFVIQGLCVAIAVLLYVPRLGSTSATTGILWELQAITAVVVGGTALKGGAGRVWGTICGAFILELVGNIMLLSNFISEYLIGAMQGAIIIIAMLVQRSLVRKS; this comes from the coding sequence ATGAGTGTGAATGAGGAAAGCCTTCAAACAACAAGTCACCGCCGTACCTGGCGGGACGTCGATCTGAGGGCCGTGGCGCCGTTTGCTGCGCTTGCACTGCTGTTGATCGTCGGCGCGATCGTCAACCCGAACTTTATCAGCATCAACAATCTCGCCAACGTCGCCACCCGTAGCGCCTTCATCGCGATTATTGCCGTGGGCGCGACCTTCGTCATCTCGGCGGGCGACCTCGACCTTTCCGTCGGTTCGATGGTCGCCTTCGTCGCGAGCTTGATGATCCTGTTTATGAATTCCGGCGTCATCGCCGACCCGGCCTTGATGTTGACCGCCGCGATCGCCTTCGCGGTCGCGGCGGGGGCGGCCTGCGGCCTCGCCAACGGTCTGATCACCACCGTCGGCAGGATCGAGCCTTTCATCGCGACACTCGGCACGATGGGCATCTATCGCGGCCTCACCACCTGGCTTTCGCAGGGCGGCGCGATCACGCTTCGCGAGCCGGAGATCCAGGAGCTCTATCGGCCGGCCTATTTCGGCAGCATTCTCGGCGTGCCGGTGCCGATCGCGATCATCCTGGCCGTCACCGCCGTCGCAGCCTTCATTCTCTATCGTACGCGCTATGGCAGGCACGTGGTCGCCGTAGGCTCCAACAGCGACGTTGCCCGCTATTCCGGCATCGCGGTCAACCGGGTGCGCACTATCGCCTTCGTGATCCAGGGCCTCTGCGTGGCGATTGCCGTGCTGCTCTATGTGCCTCGTCTCGGCTCGACCTCGGCGACGACCGGCATCCTCTGGGAACTGCAGGCCATCACCGCCGTGGTCGTCGGCGGCACGGCGCTCAAGGGCGGCGCGGGCCGCGTCTGGGGGACCATCTGCGGTGCCTTCATCCTCGAATTGGTCGGCAACATCATGCTCCTGTCGAACTTCATCAGCGAATACCTGATCGGCGCGATGCAGGGTGCGATCATCATTATCGCGATGCTCGTCCAGCGCTCGCTGGTACGCAAATCGTGA